In Methylobacterium aquaticum, the following are encoded in one genomic region:
- a CDS encoding GcrA family cell cycle regulator, with translation MCELWLSRTMPASAIAGVIAEEYGVVASKSAVIGIAFRAGLAEQGWKRPPGQSPAARARKNAKQSAARAAARAALPPKPPKPPAAPKPVAPPRPAIEAAPDRGLPVSLRIPLVGIRDGMCRFIADDPAGGGATCCGHATAQGSPWCPSHRALCVSGTAPRPSAWIPYSRMKRAA, from the coding sequence GTGTGCGAGCTGTGGTTGTCGCGCACGATGCCGGCCTCCGCGATCGCCGGCGTCATCGCAGAGGAATACGGCGTCGTTGCCTCGAAGAGCGCCGTGATCGGGATCGCCTTCCGCGCGGGCCTCGCCGAGCAGGGCTGGAAGCGGCCGCCGGGCCAGAGCCCCGCCGCCCGGGCCCGCAAGAACGCGAAGCAAAGCGCCGCCCGCGCCGCTGCCCGGGCGGCGCTCCCGCCCAAGCCCCCCAAGCCCCCGGCCGCCCCCAAGCCGGTGGCGCCCCCACGCCCGGCGATCGAGGCCGCCCCCGACCGAGGCCTGCCGGTGTCGCTCAGGATCCCGCTCGTCGGGATCAGGGACGGGATGTGCCGCTTCATCGCCGACGATCCGGCGGGCGGCGGCGCGACGTGCTGCGGCCACGCCACCGCGCAGGGGTCGCCCTGGTGCCCCTCGCACAGGGCACTGTGTGTCAGTGGGACCGCTCCCCGGCCGTCCGCCTGGATCCCGTACTCCAGAATGAAGAGGGCTGCGTAA
- a CDS encoding cation:proton antiporter has translation MISILDLAALLLTLSALFGWLNRKLLHLPHSVGLLVMGLAASLALVAVDVAFPEQHLYEDLTRVLGQVDFTKVVMDGMLAFLLFAGAMSLDLGALRDRAWAVATLALVGTFISTAIVGGAFWLAASALGQPLPLAWALVFGALISPTDPVAVLATLKNVRVPEALEVEMQGEALFNDGIGIVLFTVLVAFAAGSGGEATTASGVAKLLLQEAGGGLLLGVVTGYLAYRAMRAIDDFPVEVLITLALVAGTYALAQKMHTSGPLAVVAAGLLVGDRAPRDAMSERTQSYVESLWTLIDEVLNSVLFLLIGLEVLVLRFAASGLVLAACAVPIVLVARLVAVSAPLLAFRWGGHLSPRNVPFLTWAGVRGGISVALALSLPEGDAKSVVLAATYAVVLFTIIVQGLTLGTVARLTLRDLPESDTA, from the coding sequence GTGATTTCCATCCTCGATCTCGCGGCCTTGCTGCTGACGCTCTCGGCCCTGTTTGGTTGGCTTAACCGGAAGCTGCTGCATCTGCCGCATTCCGTCGGCCTGCTCGTCATGGGCCTCGCCGCCTCGCTTGCCCTCGTCGCCGTCGACGTGGCCTTCCCCGAGCAGCACCTCTACGAGGACCTCACCCGTGTGCTCGGGCAGGTCGACTTCACCAAGGTGGTGATGGACGGCATGCTGGCCTTCCTGCTCTTCGCCGGTGCCATGAGCCTTGACCTCGGAGCCCTGCGCGATCGGGCGTGGGCCGTGGCGACGCTGGCGCTCGTCGGCACCTTCATCTCCACCGCAATCGTCGGCGGCGCCTTCTGGCTAGCGGCGAGTGCCCTCGGCCAGCCTCTGCCCCTCGCCTGGGCGCTGGTGTTTGGCGCCCTGATCAGCCCGACCGACCCGGTGGCGGTGCTGGCCACCCTCAAGAACGTGCGGGTCCCCGAGGCCCTGGAGGTCGAGATGCAGGGCGAGGCCCTGTTCAACGACGGCATCGGCATCGTGCTCTTCACGGTGCTCGTCGCCTTCGCCGCCGGCTCCGGCGGAGAGGCGACGACCGCCAGCGGCGTCGCCAAGCTCCTGCTTCAGGAGGCGGGTGGCGGCCTACTCCTCGGTGTCGTGACCGGCTACCTCGCCTACCGAGCCATGCGGGCTATCGACGACTTTCCCGTCGAGGTGCTGATCACGCTGGCACTGGTCGCCGGCACCTACGCGCTTGCCCAGAAGATGCACACCAGCGGCCCGCTCGCGGTCGTCGCCGCCGGGCTGCTGGTGGGCGACCGCGCGCCGCGCGACGCGATGAGCGAGCGCACGCAAAGCTATGTCGAGTCCCTCTGGACGCTCATCGATGAGGTGCTGAACTCGGTTCTGTTCCTGCTCATCGGCCTAGAGGTGCTGGTTCTGCGCTTCGCGGCGAGCGGGCTTGTGCTCGCCGCCTGCGCGGTGCCCATCGTCCTCGTAGCTCGCCTCGTCGCGGTATCGGCCCCGCTCCTGGCGTTCCGATGGGGCGGCCATCTCAGCCCCCGCAACGTGCCGTTCCTAACCTGGGCGGGAGTTCGCGGCGGCATCTCCGTCGCCCTGGCGCTGTCGTTGCCGGAGGGCGACGCCAAGTCCGTCGTGCTGGCCGCGACCTACGCGGTGGTCCTGTTCACCATCATCGTGCAAGGCCTTACTCTGGGCACCGTCGCACGCCTGACGCTCAGGGACCTGCCAGAAAGCGATACTGCGTGA
- a CDS encoding mechanosensitive ion channel family protein — translation MIFAEALGRLEGLGRSAAALLPGLAVALVLFGLGLVVARVVRAAVRRAAAIRDASPGSAAVLGRIAGGVTILIAFLVAASVAFPSVSAADLFNLLGIGGVAIGFAFRDVLQNLLAGILILLTRPFVIGDQIRAGSHEGTVEDVWVRATVLRTYDNQRVLIPNATLFVDKITVITAHEKRRLAFPLTIGNGDDIREARRVIVEALKSTEGVLADPPPEALVTGLGAAGVDMTARLWIDPPRRRDAVDALDHAIANVKDALTAAGIDLPYPTSQVLFHDQTEETDGDRGRQREGWPAGRNPSRARWQITTEREKADEEKRA, via the coding sequence ATGATCTTCGCGGAAGCGCTCGGACGCCTCGAAGGGCTGGGTCGGTCGGCAGCGGCGCTGCTGCCGGGGCTCGCCGTCGCTCTCGTCCTGTTCGGTCTCGGTCTTGTCGTCGCCCGCGTGGTGCGCGCTGCCGTGCGCCGGGCGGCCGCAATCCGTGACGCCTCGCCGGGTTCGGCCGCGGTCCTCGGGCGCATCGCCGGCGGCGTGACCATCCTCATCGCGTTCCTGGTGGCCGCCTCGGTCGCATTCCCGTCGGTCTCGGCCGCCGACCTGTTCAACCTGCTCGGCATCGGCGGCGTCGCTATCGGCTTCGCCTTCCGCGATGTGCTGCAGAACCTGCTCGCCGGCATCCTGATCCTGCTCACGCGGCCCTTCGTCATCGGCGACCAGATCCGCGCTGGCTCGCACGAGGGCACGGTCGAGGATGTCTGGGTGCGCGCCACGGTGCTGCGCACCTACGATAACCAGCGGGTGCTGATCCCCAACGCCACCCTGTTCGTCGACAAGATCACGGTCATCACCGCGCACGAGAAGCGCCGCCTCGCCTTCCCGCTCACCATCGGCAACGGCGATGACATCCGCGAGGCGCGCCGGGTCATCGTCGAGGCGCTGAAGAGCACCGAGGGCGTACTGGCCGACCCACCACCCGAGGCCCTGGTCACGGGCCTGGGTGCGGCGGGCGTCGACATGACAGCGAGGCTGTGGATCGACCCGCCCCGGCGGCGCGACGCGGTCGATGCGCTCGACCACGCCATCGCCAACGTGAAGGATGCGCTCACCGCGGCCGGCATCGACCTGCCATACCCGACCAGCCAGGTGCTGTTCCATGACCAGACGGAGGAGACCGACGGCGACCGGGGCCGCCAGCGCGAGGGCTGGCCCGCCGGCCGTAATCCCTCGCGGGCGCGCTGGCAGATCACCACGGAGCGTGAAAAGGCCGACGAGGAGAAACGCGCGTGA
- a CDS encoding SulP family inorganic anion transporter, which yields MDLVHLRSEWAPNVTRELLAGTVVALALIPEAIAFSIIAGVDPKVGLYASFCIAVITAFAGGRPAMISAATGAMALLMVGLVKDHGVGYLFAATILTGILQIAAGALQLGNLMRFVSRSVVTGFVNALAILIFLAQMPELIGQGPAVYLMTAVGLGIIYGLPYLTKAVPSPLVTIVLLTGVSMYLGLGIHKVGDMGALPSELPWVALPQVPFTWETLQIILPVSLTLTMVGLLESLMTAAIVDEMTDTTSNKNRECAGQGVANIASGFLGGMAGCAMIGQSVINVSSGGRGRLSTLWAGAFLLFLIVVLGPYVAQIPMAALVAVMIMVSINTFQWKSLRTLVTHPKSSSFVMLGTVAVVVATHDLAKGVLFGVILSGLFFAHKVTKFFGVVTSRDEGRAVRTYKVTGQIFFATAETFHSVFDFREEDLQGVVIDLSAAHFWDITSINALDRVVLKFRHHSIPVEVIGMNEATATLVERLGTHDKPGAALAAPAH from the coding sequence ATGGATTTGGTCCATCTACGGAGCGAATGGGCTCCGAACGTCACGCGCGAGCTGCTGGCGGGCACCGTTGTCGCCCTGGCCCTCATTCCCGAGGCCATCGCATTTTCCATCATCGCCGGCGTCGATCCCAAGGTCGGGCTCTACGCCTCGTTCTGCATCGCCGTGATTACCGCCTTCGCGGGCGGGCGCCCGGCGATGATTTCGGCCGCTACCGGCGCAATGGCGCTCCTAATGGTCGGCCTCGTGAAGGATCACGGCGTCGGCTACCTGTTCGCCGCCACCATCCTGACTGGAATCCTGCAAATCGCCGCCGGAGCCTTGCAGCTCGGCAACCTGATGCGCTTCGTCTCGCGCTCAGTCGTGACCGGCTTCGTCAATGCACTGGCGATCCTGATCTTCCTGGCGCAGATGCCCGAGCTGATCGGACAGGGGCCCGCCGTCTACCTGATGACGGCGGTCGGCCTCGGCATCATCTACGGCCTGCCGTACCTGACCAAGGCGGTGCCCTCGCCGCTGGTCACGATCGTCCTGCTGACCGGAGTCTCGATGTACCTCGGCCTCGGCATCCACAAGGTTGGCGACATGGGCGCCCTGCCAAGCGAGCTGCCGTGGGTGGCCCTCCCGCAGGTGCCGTTCACCTGGGAGACCCTGCAGATCATCCTGCCGGTATCGCTGACCCTGACCATGGTCGGCCTGCTGGAAAGCCTGATGACGGCGGCTATCGTCGACGAAATGACCGACACGACCTCGAACAAGAACCGCGAATGTGCGGGCCAGGGGGTCGCCAACATCGCCTCCGGGTTCCTAGGCGGCATGGCGGGCTGCGCGATGATCGGCCAATCGGTCATCAACGTCTCGTCCGGCGGTCGGGGGCGCCTGTCCACGCTGTGGGCGGGGGCGTTCCTGCTGTTCCTGATCGTGGTGCTCGGCCCCTACGTGGCGCAGATCCCGATGGCAGCGCTGGTCGCGGTGATGATCATGGTTTCGATCAATACGTTCCAATGGAAATCGCTCAGAACGTTGGTCACTCACCCAAAATCGTCAAGTTTCGTGATGCTCGGCACCGTTGCGGTCGTCGTCGCGACCCACGACCTGGCCAAGGGCGTGCTGTTCGGGGTGATCCTCAGCGGCCTGTTCTTTGCCCACAAGGTCACCAAGTTCTTCGGCGTCGTCACCTCGCGAGACGAAGGGCGGGCGGTGCGCACATACAAGGTGACAGGACAGATTTTCTTTGCGACGGCCGAGACGTTCCATTCCGTCTTCGACTTCCGCGAGGAGGATTTGCAGGGCGTGGTGATCGACCTCTCAGCCGCTCATTTCTGGGACATCACCAGCATCAACGCCCTGGATCGCGTTGTGCTCAAGTTCCGCCACCACAGCATTCCGGTGGAGGTGATCGGCATGAATGAAGCGACAGCGACCTTGGTCGAACGCCTCGGCACTCACGATAAGCCGGGTGCTGCGCTCGCCGCGCCAGCTCATTGA
- a CDS encoding Na+/H+ antiporter NhaA has protein sequence MLEHAIHSWSAYLVTPVFGFANAGVSLVGFTPHLLLDPVTLELAFGLLAFADAPTRGAEVEIGVTVGSVACMIAGALGLLVAAPGQRRARPVPA, from the coding sequence ATCCTCGAACACGCGATCCATTCCTGGTCGGCCTACCTGGTCACGCCGGTCTTCGGCTTCGCCAATGCGGGCGTGTCGCTCGTCGGGTTCACTCCGCACCTGCTGCTCGATCCGGTGACGCTCGAGTTGGCGTTCGGCCTGCTCGCCTTCGCGGACGCGCCGACCCGGGGAGCCGAGGTCGAGATCGGCGTAACCGTCGGCTCGGTCGCTTGCATGATCGCCGGGGCGCTCGGGCTCCTGGTCGCCGCCCCAGGGCAACGCCGCGCGCGGCCGGTCCCGGCCTGA
- a CDS encoding MgtC/SapB family protein, with product MPLDTTTLSLTDILLRLGAATACGLALGFERERKGKDAGIRTLALVALSSAVITTSALSLYADVQARGGDADPLRVIQGLAQAIGFIAAGTIFVAKGDAERTVRNLTTAASVWLAASAGIVAGAAQFTLLAAAMGFGLAILVVITALKRFGVARGEAEE from the coding sequence ATGCCCCTCGACACCACCACCCTCTCGCTGACGGACATCCTCCTACGTCTCGGCGCGGCCACGGCATGCGGCCTGGCGCTCGGGTTCGAGCGGGAGCGCAAGGGCAAGGATGCCGGCATCCGCACGCTTGCGCTCGTTGCCCTGAGCTCCGCGGTCATCACCACCTCGGCGCTGAGCCTCTACGCCGACGTGCAGGCCCGCGGCGGCGACGCCGATCCTCTGCGCGTCATCCAGGGGTTGGCCCAGGCCATCGGCTTCATCGCCGCCGGCACGATCTTCGTCGCCAAGGGCGACGCCGAGCGGACCGTCCGGAACCTCACGACGGCGGCCAGCGTCTGGCTCGCGGCCTCGGCCGGCATCGTGGCCGGCGCGGCGCAGTTCACGCTGCTCGCCGCGGCGATGGGTTTCGGGCTGGCCATCCTGGTGGTGATCACGGCGCTTAAACGGTTTGGTGTTGCGCGGGGAGAAGCGGAGGAGTGA
- a CDS encoding DUF2254 domain-containing protein: MRARVRAWIEFLGDQFWLRPALVVLACIGLAQAAIWLETARIAGYDPSSPDANWGWAGGAEGARALLSAVASSTIGVAGTTFSITIAALTLASNQMGPRLLRNFVRDARNQLVLGAFLGTFAYALMVLRTVRTVQEETFVPHLAISGAVLLALVCLGTLVWFVHHVATSINVETVVDAVHRDLCKAVEARTLDEADIQPPVGTPRGAPVAPAEGGYLQAVDTEGLADWAHEHRVVLALRVRPGDFVPRGFPVVVPSAGVEGTADAVARSLTFGRRPAALQDLEYSVRQLVEIAVRALSPGINDPMTAGSVLDHLGDALCRIAPRHLPTGAVAREGRVVLVHPVTDYDGLCDAMFHMIRQNAAGSVHVLARMLDVLARVAEVERLTSRLAELGRHADLVLAAARRDVSDPSDLADLEERHARFVRVRAGTGPG, encoded by the coding sequence GTGAGGGCGAGGGTACGGGCCTGGATCGAGTTCCTGGGCGACCAGTTCTGGCTGCGGCCGGCGCTGGTCGTGCTCGCCTGCATCGGCCTGGCGCAGGCCGCGATTTGGCTGGAGACCGCCCGCATCGCCGGCTACGACCCGTCCTCCCCGGATGCGAACTGGGGCTGGGCCGGCGGCGCCGAGGGGGCTCGGGCGCTTCTCAGCGCGGTGGCATCGTCCACCATCGGCGTGGCGGGCACCACCTTCTCCATCACCATCGCGGCACTGACCCTGGCCTCGAACCAGATGGGGCCGCGGCTTCTGCGCAACTTCGTGCGCGACGCCCGCAACCAACTCGTGCTCGGCGCTTTCCTCGGCACCTTCGCCTACGCGCTGATGGTGCTGCGCACGGTGCGCACCGTCCAGGAGGAAACCTTCGTCCCGCACCTCGCCATCTCGGGCGCCGTGCTGCTGGCGCTGGTCTGCCTCGGGACGCTGGTCTGGTTCGTCCACCACGTCGCCACCAGCATCAACGTCGAGACGGTGGTCGACGCCGTCCATCGCGACCTCTGCAAGGCGGTCGAGGCGCGGACCCTCGACGAGGCCGACATCCAGCCGCCGGTGGGGACGCCGCGCGGCGCCCCGGTCGCGCCGGCGGAGGGCGGATACCTGCAGGCGGTCGATACGGAGGGGCTCGCCGACTGGGCCCACGAGCATCGCGTCGTCCTCGCCCTGCGGGTGAGGCCGGGCGACTTCGTGCCGAGGGGATTTCCCGTCGTCGTGCCATCCGCGGGCGTCGAGGGAACCGCCGACGCGGTGGCCCGCTCGCTCACCTTCGGACGCCGCCCGGCGGCGCTGCAGGACCTAGAATACTCGGTGCGGCAGCTCGTCGAGATCGCGGTGCGTGCGCTGTCGCCCGGCATCAACGACCCGATGACGGCGGGGAGCGTGCTCGACCATCTGGGGGACGCCCTGTGCCGCATCGCCCCGCGCCACCTGCCCACGGGCGCCGTCGCCCGCGAGGGTCGCGTCGTGCTCGTCCATCCGGTGACCGATTACGACGGCCTGTGCGACGCGATGTTCCACATGATCCGCCAGAACGCCGCCGGGTCGGTGCACGTGCTCGCCCGGATGCTCGACGTGCTGGCCCGGGTCGCGGAGGTCGAGCGGCTGACCTCGCGTCTCGCGGAGCTCGGACGCCATGCCGACCTCGTGCTCGCCGCCGCGCGGCGGGACGTCTCCGACCCAAGCGACCTCGCCGACCTGGAGGAGCGGCACGCCCGCTTCGTCCGGGTGCGCGCCGGGACCGGACCGGGCTGA
- a CDS encoding response regulator transcription factor, translating into MDRIRVVLADDHPVVLAGIRALLNADPEIELVGEATDGGEALPMIRAVAPDIAVVDVSMPGLNGLELTERVTGECPGTRVLVLTVHEDAAYVQPLMKAGARGYLLKRSAADDLLRAVRAVASGGVYLDPSIAGHALAEPCGADGRPGMAEGREPLSPRETETLRLIAQGFSNKEIARRIDVSVKSVETYKARAAEKLGLKTRAEIIRYGAAHGWFDALALR; encoded by the coding sequence ATGGACCGTATCCGCGTCGTCCTGGCCGACGACCATCCCGTGGTCCTCGCGGGCATACGGGCGCTCCTGAACGCCGACCCCGAAATCGAGCTCGTCGGCGAGGCCACCGATGGCGGCGAGGCGCTGCCGATGATCCGTGCCGTCGCGCCCGACATCGCCGTGGTCGACGTCTCGATGCCCGGCCTGAACGGTCTCGAACTGACCGAGCGGGTGACGGGCGAGTGCCCGGGGACCCGGGTGCTGGTGCTGACGGTCCACGAGGACGCCGCCTACGTGCAGCCGCTGATGAAGGCCGGGGCGCGGGGCTACCTGCTCAAGCGCTCCGCGGCGGACGACCTGCTGCGCGCGGTCCGGGCCGTGGCCTCCGGGGGCGTCTACCTCGACCCCTCGATCGCCGGCCACGCCCTGGCGGAGCCCTGCGGGGCGGACGGGCGCCCGGGCATGGCGGAGGGGCGCGAGCCATTGAGCCCGCGCGAGACCGAGACCTTGCGGCTGATCGCACAAGGGTTCAGCAACAAGGAGATCGCGCGGCGCATCGACGTTAGCGTGAAGTCGGTCGAGACCTACAAGGCGCGGGCCGCCGAGAAGCTCGGGCTGAAGACCCGGGCCGAGATCATCCGCTACGGCGCCGCGCATGGCTGGTTCGACGCGCTCGCCTTGCGGTAG
- a CDS encoding sensor histidine kinase translates to MIPRLDDGDAGRPEIHRGNGRTVVALAVAAAIPVLLLSGWVATLMAQQQRGLTRSAAVASAARVAERVASDIATQVAVLRAEAASASLDRPDLAAFYAEAERLRQEHPLWETVELAGPDGAQVVNLLRSLDDELGPTADRVSFDAVVRTKRPVVGGIGPVGRISGKRLVALRVPVVRDGTLRHVLSVGLATNAVSSILRDAGAPEGWVGTIVDAQGNTIARTRAEAEELGHPANAALRAAIRRAPQGFYTGSTLEGPDVEVVYRTLTETGGWSVHFGLPAATLNAPVSRSYLVLAGGSVLSIGLGLALVGLVGRDMAQRRAGEQARFALALRSSEEQGAVAAEAAELGTLRWDTVEETVTASRRAAELLGWEAEVPEGREMTADADIALLAVDAADRERLVTELRRSLAEGMPLDVEFRVSQRSPEPRWVRLTGRAPRLRKDDPADLVYGVVSDVGPRKRAEAERLDLLRRLGEAQENEQRRIARELHDQVGQTVTGLSLGLKGLERMLTSDGTSTEAKRQIAWLQRLAGEVGRDIHRAAIDLRPTALDDLGLREALATLLGEWGQRHGIRPDLEFIGEASRLPAAVESAIYRIVQEALTNVLKHARAATVSVCLDHRPDEVQVIIEDDGVGCEPASGPAPPDGRKSVEPRLGLSGIRERLTLLGGTLTLETSSGVGTTLFVRIPVAPAA, encoded by the coding sequence ATGATCCCAAGGCTTGACGACGGCGACGCCGGCCGCCCCGAGATCCATCGTGGAAACGGACGCACAGTCGTCGCGCTCGCGGTGGCGGCCGCCATCCCGGTGCTGCTCCTCAGCGGCTGGGTAGCGACGCTCATGGCGCAGCAGCAGCGCGGGCTGACCCGCAGCGCCGCGGTGGCGAGCGCGGCCCGCGTCGCCGAGCGCGTCGCCTCCGACATCGCGACCCAGGTCGCGGTCCTCCGCGCCGAGGCTGCCTCGGCCAGCCTGGACCGGCCGGACCTCGCCGCCTTCTATGCCGAGGCCGAGCGTCTGAGGCAGGAGCACCCGCTCTGGGAGACCGTCGAGCTCGCCGGCCCCGACGGGGCCCAGGTCGTCAACCTGCTCCGCTCCCTCGACGACGAACTCGGCCCCACCGCCGACCGCGTGAGCTTCGACGCGGTGGTACGGACGAAGCGGCCGGTGGTCGGCGGGATCGGACCGGTCGGGCGGATCTCGGGCAAGCGCCTAGTCGCGCTGCGGGTCCCGGTCGTCCGCGACGGAACGCTCCGCCACGTCCTCTCGGTCGGCCTCGCGACGAACGCGGTCAGCTCGATCCTCCGCGATGCGGGCGCGCCGGAGGGCTGGGTCGGGACCATCGTCGACGCGCAGGGCAACACCATCGCCCGCACCCGGGCCGAGGCGGAGGAACTCGGCCACCCGGCCAACGCCGCCCTGCGGGCCGCCATCCGGCGGGCGCCACAGGGCTTCTACACCGGTTCCACCTTGGAGGGACCGGACGTCGAGGTCGTCTACCGCACGCTGACGGAGACGGGCGGCTGGTCAGTGCATTTCGGCCTGCCGGCCGCCACGCTGAACGCGCCGGTCTCGCGTTCCTACCTCGTGCTGGCCGGCGGCAGCGTGCTCAGCATCGGCCTCGGCCTCGCGCTGGTCGGCCTCGTCGGCCGCGACATGGCCCAGCGCCGGGCGGGCGAGCAGGCGCGCTTCGCCCTCGCCCTGCGGTCGAGCGAGGAGCAGGGCGCGGTCGCCGCCGAGGCGGCGGAACTCGGCACCTTGCGATGGGATACGGTGGAGGAGACCGTGACGGCCTCCCGGCGCGCCGCCGAACTCCTGGGCTGGGAGGCGGAGGTGCCGGAGGGGCGCGAGATGACGGCGGATGCCGACATCGCCCTGCTGGCGGTCGACGCCGCCGACCGCGAGCGGTTGGTCACGGAACTGCGGCGAAGCCTCGCCGAGGGCATGCCCCTCGACGTGGAGTTCCGGGTCTCGCAACGGAGCCCGGAGCCGCGGTGGGTGCGCCTGACCGGACGTGCGCCCCGGCTTCGGAAGGACGACCCCGCCGACCTCGTCTACGGCGTCGTCTCGGATGTCGGGCCGCGCAAGCGCGCCGAGGCGGAGCGCCTCGACCTGCTGCGCCGCCTCGGCGAGGCGCAGGAGAACGAGCAGCGCCGGATCGCCCGCGAGCTGCACGACCAGGTCGGGCAGACGGTGACCGGGCTGTCGCTCGGCCTCAAGGGGCTTGAACGGATGCTCACCTCGGACGGGACCTCGACCGAGGCCAAACGGCAGATCGCGTGGCTGCAGCGGCTCGCCGGCGAGGTCGGGCGCGACATCCACCGCGCCGCCATCGACCTGCGCCCGACCGCCCTCGACGACCTGGGCCTGCGCGAGGCGCTGGCGACGCTCCTGGGCGAGTGGGGCCAGCGCCACGGCATCCGGCCCGACCTGGAATTCATCGGCGAGGCCTCGCGCCTGCCGGCGGCCGTCGAGAGCGCGATCTACCGGATCGTGCAGGAGGCGCTCACCAATGTGCTGAAGCACGCGCGGGCGGCCACCGTCAGCGTCTGCCTCGACCACCGCCCGGACGAGGTCCAGGTGATCATCGAGGATGACGGCGTCGGCTGCGAGCCCGCCTCCGGCCCCGCTCCGCCCGACGGGCGCAAGTCCGTCGAGCCGCGGCTGGGCCTTTCGGGCATCCGCGAGCGTTTGACCCTGCTGGGTGGCACGCTCACCCTGGAAACGTCCTCGGGCGTCGGCACGACGCTGTTCGTCCGCATCCCGGTGGCGCCGGCCGCCTGA